The genomic window CAGGATGGTTGGGATAAAAATTAAACGCCTGGGCAATATTGTATTGGTCACAAGGCGCTTTGCTGACTTATAAGATCGAATACAAGAGTTTTTATGGATTCGCAAAGGACTCCATATATTAGTTCAAGGGCGATCTAGATTTGCCATCAAACCTAGcctaatttattatatatggtCTTGAGATAATTTAGACGGTGGGTCCTCGTAATGTGGTATGGCATAGTTTCTAAAATATAATAGCCTCTGGAACCCAAATGGATGAAGTCAGATCTCCTCTTCCCCTAACCAATGTAATACCCAATTTTGCTAGCGCTGCTGGGGCCAATACATTAGAACGCTTCCTGGAATGTCTAATGTTTCGATATCTCGTAAACGACATATATAATCAGTTACCATCatgaaaaaaaccaaaatatgtacatacttcttATATTCCAACTTTGTCGACCCATAAATTTGACCACATTAGCCCATTTACAACACAACAAACTTAATTCGCTTTTATTaggtttctttttattttcagtctaaaaaaatctttaacaaTTCTTACATCTGTTTCTATTTTTAATCTTAATGTTAATTGTTAACAATTTTCTATACCCCACAGTATACTTGTAGTAAACTCATAATACCGATTGTATTCCCACCACCTTCTCccagaaaatttatttagaatgtAGGTGTCTTTACCATTGTTGCAATTGACCAGCGGTGTAGTAGAAGAcaggttgttgctgttgttgagcCGCAAATTGTTGAGGAACAAAGAACTGTTGTTGTGGCAACTGTTGTAGACGAGCAGAGCGAGCTTTGGTCGTAACCTTGGCTTTAACAATTCTGGCGGATTTAACGGAGTTGCTACGAGCACGAGCTGGAGCACGCAACTTAGCTGGACGAGCGGATTTGCGTGCGTTGATGCGACGACCGAAAGTCAAACGTGCAGATTCGATAGCCTCCTCCTCAGCGGCTTGTTCCTCTTCTTCCTCAGCGATGGTGGCTTCGATTTCTTCAACGGGAGTAACTTCATTGACAACTGGCACATCCTCAGCCTCTGGTGGGCCATAGATAAGGTCTGGTTCATGTTCGCCCTCAGCATCGTCGGCAAGCGCGGGTTCATCAGCTTCTTCTTCAACTGGTGCCTGCTCGGCTGGAAGATCAACATTCACAGAGACACTTATGTCACCCTCTGGAGCAGCTGGTGCTTCGGGTTCAACGGGTACTTCAGGtgcagcagcggcggcggctTCATCGAATGGAATCTCTGGTATCAGTTCCTTGGCGGAGGGGTACGGCGTTACACCTGCTTCTTCAGCGGCTTCTTGACGTGCCAAGAAACGGCTACGTTGCTTGGAGAGTTGTAGGCGTCCATTGCGACCACGATAACGTGGCGCTTCAGCGGCGCAGAGTGCGAAAGCCAAGGAGGCGACGAGCAGGACTTGGAAGAAACGAGACATTGTTTGTGAATTGTTTTTAGTTGCTGTACCGTAGTTAGGTAACTGTGAACTGATATTGATTGTAGGAAATACTTGTGTTTTTATAGGTACAAGCGAAGTTTTTATTTCACAGGGTCTTATCAAAGGCcttattaaaatgtaattacatattttgttgGCGTTTGCTTTTGGCTGCATGCTGTTTAATTTAATTCGTTTTTCATTTAActaatttaatatgtttttttgctgagacttgttttcatttattaatgCGTTTTGCCTTTAAGTTTTCGACAGTGTTCTTGACTTCGACTGAGGGGCACATGCGCTACATGCAATGCATAATTGAGCCCACTAAGTCGTCTAAGTTCAATTGTTAGGCGCCACAAGCGCAAAGAATTGCCTTCTTTCCGATTAAATCGattaattttgttcattttttgcatttgttgcttATATGTTTCCTAATAGTGCTGCAGTTCTGCTCGCCGTTCGGTGCGTACGTGACGTGTCGACGTCGGAAATGCTCTAATCATAATTCCAGCAGCAAACCGCAACTTAGACGCACACATGCAAGCTCACATACCAGCAGCAATCAACATTGCTTcctcttctttttttcttttcctttgtCAACCCATATTCGCCTTTGATTCAGCCAATCGCTGCTCTTGTCATGCATTAATTCCAAAcacatttcatatttatacgagTTAGCgtacacaaaaaaatgattCCGCCAACACCGAACTTCATAAAGCGCCGCTAGATTGCTCATTCTGTTGTTAGTTAAgtcattaatttcatatttaatgttGCTCACTTGCTCCTGAAACGACGCCACTTATCGAACATGcgtctgtatgtgtgtttaaatttttgtcgaCGTGCTCAAAATTTCTGTGAATGCATTCAGCGCGTCCATCGCAGTCGCGTTTGGTGGTCACACTTAGGGACTGCGTCCCCTGTGAGTTACAAGCAATTATTTCTGCTGTGAGTTCGATTGTTTGGTGGAAAATGTGATTACATGAAAATCTGGATTACTATATAATCCACGTAGGGGTTTACAGAGAAAACCAAACCAGTGTACAGCCCAATGACAGAAGTGACTAATCACTCTTATAGCATAGCGCCGATTCAAGCTTTGAACTCACTAACTGTACTTTGAAGGCTGCTAAAGGAATGCCCAAGTTCATTCTAAATAACATTGAGTCACTTTGTGTTAAGATTAGTATGGGTGCCAAGTTACAGCGTAATCGCAGGTAACTGTTAGGTTGGCAAGCTGGCAAGAAAAGGCTATCAAGCCTAGTTATCAGTAGACTGTGAACGGGTCGGTGCTCAATACCTCGTATTTTGTACTACTGTATAGCTGGGTTTCGTGTCAGCTTGGTATACGCCCTTTGGCCCAAAATCGATCGTAAGAGATTCAGTCCGCTCTTTTCTTTCAGTAGGGCTAGCCTTTTTATAGTTGTGGGGCTCCAACGAGCCATTCCACTAGTGACAGCCCCGCTGTT from Bactrocera tryoni isolate S06 chromosome 5, CSIRO_BtryS06_freeze2, whole genome shotgun sequence includes these protein-coding regions:
- the LOC120779016 gene encoding cyclic nucleotide-gated cation channel beta-1-like; its protein translation is MSRFFQVLLVASLAFALCAAEAPRYRGRNGRLQLSKQRSRFLARQEAAEEAGVTPYPSAKELIPEIPFDEAAAAAAPEVPVEPEAPAAPEGDISVSVNVDLPAEQAPVEEEADEPALADDAEGEHEPDLIYGPPEAEDVPVVNEVTPVEEIEATIAEEEEEQAAEEEAIESARLTFGRRINARKSARPAKLRAPARARSNSVKSARIVKAKVTTKARSARLQQLPQQQFFVPQQFAAQQQQQPVFYYTAGQLQQW